Genomic segment of Drosophila takahashii strain IR98-3 E-12201 chromosome X, DtakHiC1v2, whole genome shotgun sequence:
TAAACATCtaaacatacatatgtatcttgCATATGGGcgttaataaatatatgtatctgGTATGGAGACTTACGAAGcgacaaaaaaatatgtagaaaTATGGGAGAAATAATAAACTCAATACAATATCGATACGAAtaagaattattataataattatcccGATATTCTCGGGTTCCACCTAGTTGAGCTCCCGCTTGTCGCGCTGACTGATCTGGGCCATGGTGATGTACTGGCGCACCAGGCGCGAGATCTCGTGGGCCTGCTCCGTTTGGACGCGGATGACGCGCTGCTGCATCAGGTTGCCCACCTTCATGTCCAGGAAGAGGGCGCCGTCCTCCGAGCGAACctgaataatacaaaaaatacaattaacagAGTTACattaggtaaataaaaaccaataagCGCACCTTTCGCGTGGAGATGACCTCCATGAAGCTCCAGTGCTGCAGGGTCTCGTGGGTATTGGGGTCCAGGAAGAGGACTCCCCGCCGGTTGAGCGCCAGGATGAGGTCCCGCCACATGGGACTGTGGTTGTCCTCCACATGCGGCCCCTCCTCCGCCCAGATGCGCTTCACGGCGAAGAAGCTGCTGCCGAAGAGCGGCCAGGTGGCCAGCACGTTGAGGAACTGGGCCTTCACCTGGCCGGGACTCAGGTTGGCCACCTGTGGCCACGCGGACTGGACGAGGCCCACCCACTGGGCGGGACGGATCTCCCGAATGCCCAGCGCCGGCTTCGGGAGCAAGAACTTGATCTCCTTCATCGCGGGCACATGACTCAAATCGGCGGCCCGATGAAGCAGGGCCGCAATCCTGGCCATATCCCTCACCATCTCCGGCACCGGCACTCCATTGCCGGGCAGCTCCAGCAGCAGACCCTCCAGATAATCGGGGGCCACCTGGTTGAAGAGCACCTCCACGTACAGCGGCATGGGGGCGGGTTCGCGTTTCAACGCGAAGTGCCAGACGGAACGGCAGAAGATCAGGTAGAAGGGCTGCCCCGACTTGAGCAGCTCCGTGGTCACGTCCAGGATGTACTCGTCGGCGGCCAGCGGCATGGTGAAGGCGTCGCCCTGGACGATGCAGTACAGGGAGAACTCCTGCTGCTCCGCCTCCGATTCGACGCCCAGCAGGGCGCACAGTTCGGCAATGACGTCGGCCACCACCGTGGAGCAGCGGGTGTTGACCACGCGCTCCGCTCCGCCGGGCAGGCGGTAGATCTGCCGGCGGGCCGAACGTCCGGCGGACACGGCGGTCACCTCCTCCACACTGGGCACATTCTTCCGGCCGCCGCAGCGAGCGGTCTTCCGCAGATTGGTGAGGCAAACGGCCGCGGTGCCGTGACACGAGCGCCGCCGATCGGAGGCCGCCGAGGTCAGATGCTCCATCAGGTAGGGACGCAGTGCGTCCGAGCAGCCGAAGTACGCCGCCAGGATGCTGAGTAGCCGCCAGGCGCGCTGCGAGCTGTCCGGACACGGCGAACGGTTGGCCGTCGTCTGCTTCATCAGCTGGCAGTAGACCTCGTCGCGCAGGGCCAAGTATTTGTGACAGTGCTGCAAGATCAGATGGGAATAGTGAGTAAATAATACaggttatttaaaataataaatataataataataataataaatgatcaaccaaacattttttgtgCTAATAGATTCTAGAATATCGTGACTTGGCTAGTGCATAACATAGTTTCCATAAATTGTAAAccgttttgaatttttctgttttatcgTGGGAATTTTGTTGTAAGGCAAGACTtacaaataacaattataCAATTTGATCAAAAATTATTCCCATTATTGCATTTGATTCGCAAATAACTAAAACTTTTTCCCACAATTTGTACAACTTTACtgttttcataaaattatttatgaagaaaaattgcaaatttagaggtcttaaatttatatgacccaaaaaaacctaaagaaacttgaattaatattttgtaaaatttttgaaaactgcTTTTCCTCGATAAATAGTGCTGCTGAAAGACTGTCATGATCTCTAATCCACTTTCGGCACATAAAATTCCCCTAGCAGTTATTTGACTTCGAGGTGTCCACAATTTGTTTCCGGTTCGGGTGCGAAGCTCGAATTTCTAGGGCAGCAGAACAGCCAGCGATTCAGTTGTCGCCCCAAAACCTGTTGCACATATTTGCGGGACCACCTCAAAGACGTTGATTTGAACCGGTTTGGGTAACCCAGAACTCGGAACCCATCACACACCACACACTCACCATGAGCACGGTGTAGACGCACTTGACCTCGGTGAGGTCGGGATCCAGCGGGATGTCGCCGCAGTAGCGCAGGATGCAGTCGAAGCACTCGAGCGCCAGTGGCGCCAAATCGTTTGGCAGTCGGAGGAGCGGCAGGCGTATGGCGTGGCCCTGCCACTTCACCAGCTCCGCGTACGAGCGATTCGCGGCGGACTGGTGCCGTTCATGGTGGCGGTCAGCGTCCCTCAGTTGGctgtaaaaataacaacaaaatgaattaaatatattcgaaataaataatttgtatatccTATCtattagagcttgaaaaaatatcggcAGTTTTCTATTTCTCGATATCtaatttgtgttttccctTCAAAACATAGATAATATCAAAtcaatattgtcaaaatatcaaaaaaccaatcATTTTTAAGCTCTACTATCAATAGCCTTCTAGGGAGAGGTGGGGCGAAAACGACCCATCTcacaaccttttttttaaatgctccTAAATAGTGATTTAAAACGCTTCAATCAGGTGATCTTTATCAAGATGAtgattatacaaatatttcctACTATACTTTCCTATTTTACCTATCATTACTAAaagttttttctaaataataacaaaagagAACGCTCTCGAGagagcgagggagatggatatatgcaGTAAACAAAGCTAATGGCGCCATCTAGCGGCTGTTGAAATTTTTGATGACTCCTTCTAGAGGctgttttaattttcctcataactttttagtgaatggtccgatttaaaaaatttcttctgcattttgataggtatttttaaacacatcaAAATTTCATATATACTTTTCATTTTTAGCGACTAGATCAACTTACTCGTTGCGGAAGTGCTGCATGGCGAACTGGAGCAGCGAGTACTTGGTGACCGAGGGCGGAGTGCCGCCGTTGCTGTCGTCCTGCAGATAGTTGGCGTCCAGGTCGTGGTGCGGCAGGGActgcgactgctgctgctgttgctggagGATCTGCTCCTGCTGGTGAACCTGTCCGTTGGTCAGGGAGGAGGGCTGCTGGCCAGCGTTCGACTTGCGGGCGGAATGCAGGTAGCTCTGCTGCTTCAGGAAGCGCTGCTGCTGGCCCTgactttgctgctgctgctgctgatgctcgGCGGCCatctgctgctcctccagggcgtcctccagctgctgctgctgttgctgttggtggTGCTGCAGGTGGTGGTGCAGATCCGACTGCTGCACCTGGTCGCTCTGGCGCGATCCGCCGACCTCCACGCCGTGCTCGTTGCGCTGGGCGTGCGCCTGGCGGGACTCCAGGCGCTCCAGCGGCACATTCAGGGTCTGGGCGGCGGCTCGGGCGCCCGATGACAAAGTGGAGGCCTTCGATTGTGACTGCAAGGGGAAGGAGGGCGAGAGCTgagttattgttattatagtagaatatttcataatattattaagtaGAATATTTCATAATGTTATTAAGTAGAATATTTCATAAtacttattaataaatacctaCAATATCAAGTTATCATcagttaattatatttaaaaggtatagttatataatatttatgcaaatataaatCAGGAAAATTGTTACCATTGGATCATCACCAAGTATGTCATAAGCCAGGATaagtaattaattaatgtAATCGCTGCGCTTTTCAATACTCGGCGAATAAATTGACAAAAACGATggctaaaaatgttttatagaGAAATTACTTTCAAACTTAATTGCAATATTGCATATACTTTAAGCCAAaattacactgaaaaaaattccTACAAGGAGTGAAActagagcttaaaaaaatatcgacaATTTTCTATTTCTCGATTTTTAATTTGGGTTTTCCCTTCAAAACATTGATATTGATATCaaatcaatattttcaaaatatcgaaagtgtcgatattttttcttttaaaggaggtacaataatttattaatgactttatttatataattattaaaatgcttCAGCCATTTTTTAATTGGCACACACAGACTTTGCGCAAAGGATTGAAAATTGGTTTTGAAAGTCAATTTCTGGCTGGcgataacaattattttttaccgTGCACCGCAGGAGAGTGCAGCTTCTCTCGGCTGCAATTTGTTAATTGACTTGCAAGGCGCAATTCGCCATTCGCCATTCGCAATTCACAATTCGCAGCTCGCATATTTCGCTTGGCCATGTCAATGGCATGTGAAAGTTGCTGGGCGCCTTTTTGGCCAGCTTGGAGCAACCAGTTGCCATTTTCTGTACGCCCATCCAGCGGGACCGGTTGGTtacagggggcgtggccgatgATTTATGCTACCATATTGACCGGTGACAGCTGGCGGGGATTGGGGATTCGCGATACTAGCGGAACACACTGCGTTTTTGGCAACGAAAGTGTTTGGCATTCGGtgatttttcacttttattgcCTGCATTCAATTATTTGGTGCAATTTGTTGCAAGTGctttctttttggtttttcgttgTTCGTTTATAACTTTTGCACGCCCCCACAGACACGCagctatatacatatacatatgtatatatctttTTGGCTATATAGATAGACTTAGTCCGGTGTATTTACTCCCCCCagcaaaatgcattttgcacGCTCATGCGAGAAGAGATTAGTAAAAGTTGTTGTTTATGAAAGCGGAAATCTTTCACCAATCAATCAACTTGCCATATGTGAAAAATTATGCGCATTGTTCAAATTTTGGCCAGCATCGTGAAAAACCACTGCaggaaaataacaaaatgcaaacagcaaatgaaaaataacaaataagaaacaaaaacaaactcaTTACACCCAACTGGTTGTAAATGAGGATTGTTTTTGGCAttgcaacaatttttttaatcaaacaaaaatgcaCCAAAGAgccattttttcgtccgaagaGAGAGAGGAAAAGTGGATCGATTTATATTATACGACATATCATTTTCAAAGTAGCGAATCAATCaatatcaatacaatatttccttttgtttGAGTTGCTATCAATATTTTACGCAAGACCAACGGAAATGTAAATATAACAGAGGTTTTAGGTTTATAAATTATGCATGATTTTCGCTCATTTTCCTGTCTTcattttttagatttcttaAGTGCGGTGAAGAAAACCACAGAAATGAATGTACAAAGAAGTCAGATGTGTTACCAAAACGccattcgaaattttcataaCACTCGGCTCTTTTTGGTGGTTAAatgattgcaaaaaaaaacccaagaactatgtaaatattttattttttctgttaacaagaatttaataaatgttcaatttaataaaaacaaaagagagcACTATAGTCGAGTTACTTTACTATCAAATACTTGTTACTAATCTAAAGGAAGTGAGAGgaagatggagatatgcatgcagcaaagcgactgcttgcactgcttgcattttgaattccattatttgcttataactttttaatgaatggtccgatttgaaaaattgcttttacatttcgaaaggtatcaataaacacaacaactctgcatttaaactttttcgaAATCTTCAAAGAGTAACAGGtatatttaactaatttttgttaaagtgcaataccatttttttttgattaataaaaaaaacaagggaaTATTTTGTAGTGCTTAATGGCGTGGGTGCTACCCACAACAGTCTGAGCGGCAATCATTGTAAAATAACAGACATGGAATCGATATCGCCTGGGGACAAGGATCACCCAGATCCAAGATCCCAGATCCGAGTGCCTAATCCCAGCCAGAGGCTCTTTGGGACTTGTCTGGCTGTCTGGATGCGATCGAAACGACTTGGCCTGTTCGCTGTCAGCCAAAAACGGGGCCAAGTCTCGTGTTCACCGCGCATATGGGTATTCGAGCATGGGACTGGACTGGAACCAGGCTCCCAACTGGGTCAGATGGCCTGAATCGGACTCTAGATGCTCCAGTTTCCTCGAACACTCGACTTGCAGCGATAATTCTCTCGCGCAGAGTCACAAGCACTCGCCTAACACACACGCATAGGCAGCAAAAACAAGAGTTAAATTTGGAGTGTAATTTCTAAGTGACCGCTAAAACTTTCTTTTCGGCTGGCCATTTGTTATTTCATATGTGCCCctcttttttctttcattg
This window contains:
- the Myo10A gene encoding unconventional myosin-XV isoform X2, whose protein sequence is MSQSVRASKSSACQAVQLTTAGGSVPHKFSSIVNKVESLISKMHNDKVNNFKLLQQQQKDMDRDTNSHPPEDQEQECKCASLDSLNNLTDDEHEMLYTDSDDAEIAHITGTTAAQVHHVQQMQQSLQMRRCDLDQLTNESIRELNEQCCASMTLHHQEGGGGGGGDAHGDLGLANDNAWSVEEDIVYKCCTTATLASNSSAGSLCEQCCLEEQLSLKMQMQLSQRDDNNNEEEIGDSQMDGSCSPAPPPPPLAAPTAPSIPAQNLAGFQGALLIAGGNKTRRVSNASSGSVSRMETILEEPTESKISVKEILARFETMNSNESQSKASTLSSGARAAAQTLNVPLERLESRQAHAQRNEHGVEVGGSRQSDQVQQSDLHHHLQHHQQQQQQQLEDALEEQQMAAEHQQQQQQSQGQQQRFLKQQSYLHSARKSNAGQQPSSLTNGQVHQQEQILQQQQQQSQSLPHHDLDANYLQDDSNGGTPPSVTKYSLLQFAMQHFRNDQLRDADRHHERHQSAANRSYAELVKWQGHAIRLPLLRLPNDLAPLALECFDCILRYCGDIPLDPDLTEVKCVYTVLMHCHKYLALRDEVYCQLMKQTTANRSPCPDSSQRAWRLLSILAAYFGCSDALRPYLMEHLTSAASDRRRSCHGTAAVCLTNLRKTARCGGRKNVPSVEEVTAVSAGRSARRQIYRLPGGAERVVNTRCSTVVADVIAELCALLGVESEAEQQEFSLYCIVQGDAFTMPLAADEYILDVTTELLKSGQPFYLIFCRSVWHFALKREPAPMPLYVEVLFNQVAPDYLEGLLLELPGNGVPVPEMVRDMARIAALLHRAADLSHVPAMKEIKFLLPKPALGIREIRPAQWVGLVQSAWPQVANLSPGQVKAQFLNVLATWPLFGSSFFAVKRIWAEEGPHVEDNHSPMWRDLILALNRRGVLFLDPNTHETLQHWSFMEVISTRKVRSEDGALFLDMKVGNLMQQRVIRVQTEQAHEISRLVRQYITMAQISQRDKRELN